One genomic region from Nostoc sphaeroides encodes:
- a CDS encoding DUF1517 domain-containing protein: protein MRKKLQQTIKPLLKSFLALGLVLTLILSHADGALAARSGGRIGGGSFRVPSSRTYTPRTYAPPGGGGYYPGGGFGGGFGFPFLLPFWGIGGGFGGLFSILIFFAIANFILQTFRRVSGGETGEADYTSNSPVSVTRLQVGLLAQARELQNELNHIAETADTNTPEGRAEVLQEASLALLRHPEYFVYAGGGTQQASLNSAESQFNRLSLAERSKFSEETISNVNNQLKAALAKDALPPAGELDNPTRLFTEGPGEYIIVTLLAATLGKFEIPTAINSADDLRQALRQIGSIPSEKLLAIEVLWTPQAENDTLTSDDVLANYPDLRLV from the coding sequence ATGCGTAAAAAACTACAACAAACCATCAAACCACTGTTAAAAAGCTTCTTAGCGCTAGGACTAGTGTTAACTTTGATTCTTAGCCACGCCGATGGAGCATTAGCGGCCCGCAGTGGGGGTCGAATCGGTGGTGGCTCCTTTAGAGTACCTTCTAGCCGCACCTATACACCCCGCACTTATGCACCTCCTGGCGGAGGCGGATATTATCCTGGTGGTGGTTTTGGTGGTGGTTTTGGCTTTCCCTTCCTACTTCCTTTCTGGGGTATTGGCGGAGGATTTGGTGGTCTATTTAGCATCTTAATCTTCTTTGCGATCGCTAATTTTATATTGCAAACTTTCCGCCGCGTCTCTGGCGGTGAAACTGGTGAAGCAGATTACACCAGTAACTCTCCGGTTTCTGTGACTCGTTTGCAAGTAGGTTTGTTAGCTCAAGCCCGTGAATTGCAAAATGAACTCAACCACATTGCTGAAACTGCTGATACTAACACTCCAGAGGGGAGAGCAGAAGTTCTCCAAGAAGCCAGCCTAGCTTTACTCCGCCATCCCGAATACTTTGTATATGCAGGTGGTGGCACTCAACAAGCTAGTTTAAATTCAGCTGAAAGTCAGTTTAATCGCCTGTCACTGGCAGAACGCAGCAAGTTTAGCGAAGAAACTATTTCTAACGTCAACAACCAGCTAAAAGCAGCCCTTGCCAAAGATGCTTTACCTCCGGCTGGTGAACTCGACAACCCCACCCGCCTATTTACCGAAGGCCCTGGTGAATACATTATCGTCACCTTGCTGGCGGCGACATTAGGTAAGTTTGAAATCCCCACAGCGATTAACAGTGCTGATGATTTGCGTCAAGCTTTGCGGCAAATTGGTAGTATCCCCAGTGAGAAACTTCTGGCAATTGAAGTTCTTTGGACTCCGCAAGCTGAAAATGATACCCTGACATCTGATGATGTACTAGCCAATTATCCTGATTTGAGACTTGTTTAG
- a CDS encoding calcium-binding protein: MPSVEADENREHRIKTEIIVDAEDKEDRAMGWYYYLEETLNFPFMAKWTKKGRKSGSTEEKPVEVLGMAPDDECLKDMLVEVAYINGKDDDVYSAKLSEIIAIDADSETEEAIADWLYWVARGYKF; the protein is encoded by the coding sequence ATGCCTAGTGTTGAAGCCGACGAAAACCGAGAGCATCGCATTAAAACAGAGATTATTGTAGATGCTGAAGATAAAGAAGATCGGGCAATGGGTTGGTACTATTACCTCGAAGAGACTCTGAATTTTCCCTTTATGGCTAAATGGACTAAGAAGGGACGCAAATCAGGTTCTACCGAGGAGAAACCAGTGGAAGTGCTGGGAATGGCCCCAGATGATGAGTGCTTAAAAGATATGCTTGTAGAAGTGGCTTACATTAATGGTAAAGATGATGATGTATATTCTGCAAAGTTATCTGAAATAATAGCAATTGATGCTGATAGCGAAACTGAAGAAGCGATCGCAGACTGGCTCTATTGGGTTGCTAGAGGATATAAATTTTAA
- a CDS encoding sugar O-acetyltransferase yields the protein MEKTEKQKMLAGELYLAEDPELAAESKRASRLLRSYNSTTEEQQEQRQQILQELFGRIGDKVLIVPPFHCDYGSNIFAGDRLYMNYGCVILDCNTVHIGENVLCAPYVQIYTAYHPTDPEIRLSGRELAAPINIGNNVWIGGGAIICPGVTIGDNTTIGAGSVVVKDIPENVVAAGNPCRVIRYLS from the coding sequence ATGGAAAAAACCGAAAAACAGAAAATGCTTGCAGGCGAATTATATCTGGCGGAAGATCCAGAATTGGCTGCCGAAAGTAAGCGAGCTAGTCGTCTGTTGCGAAGTTACAATTCTACAACCGAAGAACAGCAAGAGCAACGGCAGCAAATTTTGCAAGAATTATTTGGAAGGATCGGTGACAAAGTATTAATTGTGCCACCTTTCCACTGTGACTATGGCAGTAATATTTTTGCTGGCGACAGATTGTATATGAACTATGGCTGTGTAATTTTAGACTGCAATACAGTTCATATTGGTGAAAATGTCTTGTGCGCTCCTTATGTGCAAATTTATACTGCTTATCACCCGACGGATCCAGAAATTCGTCTTTCTGGGAGAGAATTAGCTGCCCCAATTAACATTGGTAATAATGTCTGGATTGGTGGCGGTGCAATTATTTGTCCAGGTGTAACCATTGGTGATAACACAACCATTGGTGCTGGCAGTGTAGTTGTCAAAGATATACCTGAGAATGTTGTCGCTGCTGGCAATCCCTGCCGCGTCATTCGATATTTATCTTAA
- a CDS encoding diguanylate cyclase domain-containing protein, translating into MFARKILVVEDEKILASNIRNSLQKLGYSVSEITKSGEEVIKKVAETHPHLVLIDSCLVGEINGVHVADIIQNDFHVPVVYLTDCSEYKTVPKNQRNEPFSYIVKPFIESDLHLAIEMALYKHQIKKILYEEKQRLMAIINSMGCAVIVTYANGCIQMMNPRAELITGWKESEAFGKDLVEVVNLVDKDVGERIENLATDVIEAGEVLNFPENCTLITKDGKEISIGDNVAPIRDQNGNITGAVLVFQDITKRKQTEAQLMRNAFYDGLTELPNRVLFLDRLRQTIERSKRRNDYYFAVLFLDLDGFKEINDRFGHGIGDDFLVAIARRLESCLRGGDTVARFGGDEFTLLLEDIKDITDATNVAKRIQDSLRLPVNLNGYQLSTTASIGITWNFSNYEEPATLLRDADIAMYRAKRQGKATYAIFS; encoded by the coding sequence ATGTTCGCCCGCAAAATCCTAGTTGTTGAGGATGAAAAAATCCTAGCCTCAAATATTAGAAATAGTTTACAGAAATTAGGCTATTCAGTTTCAGAAATAACTAAGTCTGGTGAAGAGGTAATAAAAAAGGTAGCAGAAACTCATCCGCACTTAGTATTAATTGATAGCTGCCTAGTTGGAGAAATTAACGGTGTACATGTAGCAGATATTATTCAGAATGATTTCCATGTGCCTGTAGTATATTTAACAGATTGTTCTGAATATAAAACAGTGCCAAAAAATCAGAGAAATGAGCCTTTTAGTTACATAGTCAAACCATTTATTGAAAGTGATTTACATTTGGCAATTGAAATGGCTCTGTACAAACATCAGATCAAAAAGATATTATACGAAGAAAAACAGAGGCTGATGGCAATTATTAACAGCATGGGTTGTGCAGTGATTGTGACTTATGCAAATGGTTGTATTCAGATGATGAATCCCAGAGCAGAACTAATCACTGGCTGGAAGGAAAGTGAAGCGTTTGGAAAAGATTTAGTAGAAGTTGTTAATTTAGTTGACAAAGATGTAGGAGAAAGAATTGAAAATTTAGCGACAGATGTAATCGAAGCAGGTGAAGTTTTAAATTTCCCAGAAAACTGTACACTGATTACCAAAGATGGCAAAGAAATATCCATTGGTGATAATGTTGCACCCATCCGCGATCAAAATGGCAATATTACTGGCGCGGTTTTAGTTTTTCAAGACATCACCAAACGCAAGCAGACAGAGGCGCAATTGATGCGTAATGCGTTTTATGATGGGCTGACAGAATTACCGAATCGGGTTTTATTTTTAGATCGGCTCAGACAAACAATTGAACGTAGCAAACGCAGAAACGATTATTATTTTGCAGTTTTATTTTTAGATTTAGATGGCTTCAAGGAGATTAACGATCGCTTTGGGCATGGAATAGGGGATGATTTTTTAGTAGCGATCGCTAGACGTTTAGAGTCGTGCTTACGCGGTGGCGATACTGTAGCACGATTTGGTGGCGATGAATTTACATTACTTTTGGAGGATATTAAAGATATTACCGACGCTACCAATGTTGCTAAACGGATTCAAGACTCCTTACGATTGCCAGTTAACCTGAATGGATATCAGTTATCTACTACAGCTAGCATTGGTATTACTTGGAATTTTAGTAATTATGAGGAGCCTGCAACTCTACTACGGGATGCTGATATTGCTATGTACCGAGCTAAAAGGCAGGGAAAGGCTACTTATGCCATATTTAGTTAA
- the folB gene encoding dihydroneopterin aldolase, which yields MDCIHLTGIRCYGYTGYLPEEQVLGQWFEVDVRLWLDISTAAKTDAIEDTLDYRSVISLIQHLLKTSKFALIEKLVTTIADSILQECDRVTKVQVILSKPAAPIPDFGGKISIELTKSKPNL from the coding sequence ATGGACTGCATTCATTTAACGGGAATTCGCTGCTATGGCTACACTGGGTATCTACCAGAAGAACAGGTGCTAGGACAATGGTTTGAGGTAGATGTGAGGTTATGGTTGGATATCTCCACAGCGGCCAAGACTGACGCGATCGAAGACACTTTAGATTATCGCAGCGTCATTAGCTTGATACAACATCTGCTGAAAACGTCTAAATTTGCTTTAATAGAGAAATTGGTAACAACGATCGCAGATTCTATTCTCCAAGAGTGCGATCGGGTAACAAAAGTCCAAGTCATTCTGAGCAAACCTGCTGCACCTATTCCAGACTTTGGTGGCAAAATTAGCATTGAACTGACTAAAAGTAAGCCCAATCTCTAA
- the menD gene encoding 2-succinyl-5-enolpyruvyl-6-hydroxy-3-cyclohexene-1-carboxylic-acid synthase: MFDLMPIAYKNVNQLWAYILTETLKRLGLTCAIICPGSRSTPLAIAFAQQAPDIEAISILDERSAAFFALGQAKATSRPVVLVCTSGTAGANFYSAVIEASYSGVPLLILTTDRPPELRDCHSGQTVDQLRLYGNYPNWQTELALPSADLGMLAYLRQTVIHSWERAQTPAKGPVHLNIPFRDPLAPLPDGIDLSYLQSQFHPEDFFAGIANPFSIPHTSTALSTSSPLPIPQQWKECDRGIIIAGVAQPSQPQEYCRAIAHLSQTLKWPVLAEGLSPVRNYAELNPYLISTYDLILRNQQLAKQLAPEMVIQVGEMPTSKELRSWIDATQPRRWVIDKSDQNLDPLHGRTTHLRISVEDIKAEEINLSFSSDYLQQWCDVETKVRLAVDETMGKIDEIIESKAAWLISQILPPGTPLFIANSMPVRDVEYFWKPNNLGVRSHFNRGANGIDGTLSTALGIAHRQQSSVMLTGDLALLHDTNGFLIRNKFVGHLTIVLINNNGGGIFEMLPIAKFDPPFEEFFGTPQDIDFAQLCATYNVPHELITSWEHLQQRLNPLTTTGMRVLELRTNRKTDANWRQENLRQFAADFII; the protein is encoded by the coding sequence ATGTTTGATTTAATGCCGATCGCTTATAAAAATGTTAATCAACTTTGGGCTTATATTTTAACAGAGACGCTAAAGCGGTTGGGATTGACTTGTGCTATTATTTGTCCGGGATCGCGCTCTACACCCTTAGCGATCGCCTTTGCTCAACAAGCACCCGATATTGAAGCGATTTCCATTCTCGATGAACGTTCCGCCGCCTTTTTTGCTTTGGGACAAGCTAAAGCAACCAGTCGCCCTGTAGTACTAGTTTGCACTTCTGGTACAGCAGGAGCAAATTTTTATTCAGCAGTCATTGAAGCCTCATATAGTGGCGTTCCACTGTTGATATTAACCACCGATAGACCCCCAGAATTGCGAGATTGTCACTCTGGGCAAACTGTAGATCAATTGAGATTATATGGAAACTACCCAAATTGGCAAACAGAGTTAGCCTTACCCTCTGCTGATCTGGGAATGCTAGCTTATCTGCGACAAACGGTAATTCATAGCTGGGAAAGGGCGCAAACTCCTGCAAAGGGGCCAGTACATTTGAATATTCCCTTTCGCGATCCTTTAGCGCCTCTTCCTGATGGAATTGACTTGAGTTATTTACAATCACAGTTTCATCCAGAAGACTTTTTCGCAGGAATAGCAAACCCATTCTCTATTCCCCATACTTCGACTGCGCTCAGTACAAGTTCCCCATTGCCTATTCCCCAACAATGGAAAGAATGCGATCGCGGTATCATCATCGCAGGTGTTGCCCAACCGTCGCAACCACAGGAATATTGTAGAGCGATCGCGCACCTTTCCCAAACTCTCAAATGGCCTGTGCTAGCTGAGGGACTTTCCCCAGTCAGAAATTATGCCGAACTCAACCCTTATTTAATTTCCACTTATGACCTGATTTTGCGAAATCAGCAACTAGCAAAGCAGTTAGCGCCCGAAATGGTTATTCAAGTGGGTGAAATGCCTACAAGTAAAGAATTGCGTAGCTGGATAGATGCAACCCAACCGCGACGCTGGGTAATTGACAAGAGCGACCAAAACCTCGATCCTTTGCATGGGAGGACGACGCATTTACGGATATCTGTAGAAGATATAAAAGCAGAGGAGATAAATTTATCCTTCTCCTCAGACTATTTGCAGCAATGGTGTGATGTGGAAACGAAAGTCAGGTTAGCTGTTGATGAGACGATGGGGAAAATAGATGAAATCATTGAGAGTAAAGCAGCTTGGTTAATTTCTCAGATTTTACCGCCGGGAACGCCTCTATTTATTGCCAATAGTATGCCTGTGCGGGATGTGGAATATTTCTGGAAACCGAATAATTTAGGAGTGCGATCGCATTTTAACCGGGGTGCAAATGGCATTGATGGCACATTATCCACAGCTTTAGGAATTGCCCATCGTCAGCAAAGTAGTGTGATGTTAACGGGAGATTTAGCGTTGTTGCATGACACAAATGGTTTTTTAATCCGCAATAAATTTGTCGGACATTTGACGATTGTGTTAATCAATAACAATGGCGGTGGCATTTTTGAAATGTTACCCATTGCCAAATTTGATCCGCCATTTGAAGAGTTTTTTGGCACTCCCCAGGATATTGATTTTGCTCAGTTGTGCGCTACTTATAATGTGCCGCATGAATTGATTACTTCTTGGGAGCATTTGCAGCAAAGATTAAACCCACTAACAACCACGGGTATGCGGGTTTTAGAGTTGCGGACAAATCGAAAGACAGACGCTAACTGGCGACAGGAGAATTTACGGCAGTTTGCCGCAGATTTTATAATTTAA
- a CDS encoding RNA-directed DNA polymerase, protein MIQTNSPLIQTEDFIRSGFFPKELVPAFTTEGLATNLDKINSIVQETPKKSSSKCSYYSFPKSKYSRRNLAIPNPFHQIILCNTLSDNWQEVRESIETSFLYKPLLFCCKKRSEHSSDTESFPGMESSLSSDSTLERAVSANYKDLLDWRVIHSVGYSYCLHADISRFYSTIYTHSIPWAIHGKDISKINRSESLIGNKIDRCVRNTQDQQTLGIPIGTDSSLIIAEIIGSAIDKKLKQVIPFIFDGFRYMDDYYLYFNSLSDAEFALSQIHKILQEFELENNSEKTFIVELPESIEPIWVSEMRRYPISDGNIVEQHSDIITYFSKVFEYSKLFPEDFVIKYALRKISKTCIQPDNWNLYESFILQSIMVAPNALVVATEILLSYSMLGYKLNKEKISFTINSLICKHSNLNHSHEVSWALWLSKTLNIPIEGKTVQAISDLEDSVVAIVALDLYQNYDVIKDKVDFKKWQSIVRHDLTDKNLYSKNWLLCYEANIKGYFPKIDQNYIAEDAFFYALKDNNVSFYDNTKQVQNLIQYIINPYDFDDEINPITDDSSWMLY, encoded by the coding sequence ATGATACAAACCAATTCTCCTCTTATTCAAACCGAAGATTTTATCAGAAGCGGTTTCTTTCCTAAAGAGTTAGTGCCAGCATTTACAACAGAAGGACTTGCAACTAATTTAGATAAAATTAATAGCATTGTTCAAGAAACACCAAAAAAGTCTTCTAGTAAATGCTCTTATTATTCATTTCCTAAAAGTAAATACTCCCGCCGTAATTTAGCAATTCCAAATCCTTTCCATCAAATTATTTTATGTAATACATTATCTGATAATTGGCAAGAGGTGAGGGAATCTATTGAAACTTCTTTTCTATATAAACCATTATTATTTTGCTGTAAGAAAAGAAGTGAACATTCCTCAGATACAGAATCTTTTCCAGGCATGGAATCTTCTCTTAGTAGTGATTCAACTCTTGAACGGGCTGTATCTGCCAATTACAAAGATTTGCTAGATTGGCGGGTTATTCATTCAGTAGGTTATTCTTATTGTCTTCACGCTGACATTTCAAGGTTTTATTCTACTATTTATACTCATAGTATTCCGTGGGCTATTCATGGAAAAGATATCTCTAAAATCAATAGAAGTGAGTCTCTAATAGGAAACAAAATTGATCGTTGCGTTCGTAATACACAAGATCAACAGACCTTAGGTATTCCTATTGGAACTGATTCATCATTGATCATAGCAGAAATTATTGGTTCTGCCATCGATAAAAAACTTAAACAAGTAATACCTTTTATTTTTGATGGATTTCGTTATATGGATGATTATTATTTATATTTCAACTCTCTTTCAGATGCAGAGTTTGCACTTTCTCAAATACACAAAATCCTTCAAGAGTTTGAATTAGAAAATAATTCCGAAAAAACTTTTATTGTTGAACTTCCCGAATCTATTGAGCCAATTTGGGTGTCAGAGATGAGAAGATATCCTATTAGTGATGGAAATATAGTAGAACAGCATAGTGATATCATAACTTACTTCAGTAAAGTATTTGAATATTCAAAGTTATTTCCAGAGGACTTTGTAATTAAATATGCTCTTCGCAAAATCAGTAAAACTTGTATACAACCTGATAATTGGAATCTCTATGAATCATTCATATTACAATCAATTATGGTTGCACCCAATGCATTAGTTGTAGCCACAGAAATACTACTTAGCTATTCGATGTTAGGATATAAATTAAATAAAGAAAAAATATCTTTTACAATTAATTCGCTAATTTGTAAACATAGTAATCTAAATCATAGTCATGAGGTTTCATGGGCATTATGGTTAAGTAAGACACTAAATATACCAATTGAAGGAAAAACAGTTCAAGCAATTTCTGACTTAGAGGATTCTGTTGTAGCTATTGTTGCTTTAGATTTATATCAAAATTATGATGTTATTAAAGATAAAGTAGATTTTAAAAAATGGCAAAGTATAGTAAGACATGATCTAACTGACAAGAATTTATATTCTAAAAACTGGCTTTTATGTTATGAGGCAAATATCAAAGGATATTTTCCCAAAATCGACCAGAATTATATTGCAGAAGACGCTTTTTTTTATGCTTTAAAAGATAATAATGTCAGTTTCTACGATAATACGAAGCAAGTTCAAAACTTAATACAATACATCATTAATCCCTATGATTTTGATGATGAAATTAATCCTATAACAGATGATAGTAGTTGGATGCTTTACTAA
- a CDS encoding DUF4351 domain-containing protein: MLKRLFDKIAEELLAKIQALSLEQLEA, from the coding sequence CTGTTAAAACGACTATTTGATAAAATTGCTGAGGAACTTTTAGCCAAAATTCAGGCATTATCGCTGGAACAGTTGGAAGCTTGA
- a CDS encoding DUF2887 domain-containing protein, with the protein MRRDTIFYKLFKQFPGLLFELVDEPPPEAQNYQFESVEVKETAFRIDGVFLPPANAVSKTVFFAEVQFQKDEDLYHRFFSELFLFLYRNSIRYDDWFGVIIFASRSLEPSSSSIHRALLESGQIKRVYLDELGDLREQPLGLGLMLLTNVTSETEAVEGARFLLEQAQQQSEQAIIDLITTIIFYKFSKLSREEIATMLGLNLEEPRAIREAKEEGERKVILRQLNRLVGAIPDALLSQIQGLSVEQLEALGDALLDFSTLADLERWLQHQQSG; encoded by the coding sequence ATGCGACGTGACACCATTTTCTACAAATTATTTAAGCAATTTCCCGGTTTGCTGTTTGAATTAGTAGATGAACCACCGCCAGAAGCCCAAAACTACCAGTTTGAATCGGTTGAGGTGAAAGAAACGGCGTTTCGGATTGATGGAGTATTTTTACCTCCGGCGAATGCAGTTTCCAAAACCGTCTTTTTTGCTGAAGTCCAGTTTCAAAAGGATGAAGACCTGTATCACCGCTTCTTTAGCGAATTGTTTTTGTTTCTCTACCGCAACTCTATTCGTTACGATGACTGGTTTGGGGTCATAATTTTTGCTTCTCGCAGTCTGGAACCTTCTTCTTCTTCGATTCACCGCGCTTTGTTAGAAAGTGGTCAAATCAAGCGGGTTTATCTGGATGAGTTGGGGGATTTGCGAGAACAACCTTTGGGATTGGGTTTGATGTTGCTGACAAATGTTACTTCTGAAACTGAAGCAGTGGAAGGGGCGCGGTTTTTGTTGGAGCAAGCACAGCAACAATCGGAGCAAGCGATAATTGATTTAATCACGACGATTATTTTCTACAAGTTTTCTAAGCTTAGTCGAGAGGAGATTGCAACGATGTTGGGACTGAATTTGGAAGAACCACGGGCGATTCGGGAAGCGAAGGAAGAAGGAGAAAGAAAGGTCATTTTACGACAGTTAAACCGACTTGTGGGTGCAATTCCTGATGCGCTTCTGTCTCAGATTCAAGGGTTATCGGTGGAACAGTTGGAAGCTTTAGGTGATGCTTTACTGGATTTCTCTACTCTTGCTGATTTGGAAAGGTGGTTACAACATCAACAAAGCGGGTAA
- the menB gene encoding 1,4-dihydroxy-2-naphthoyl-CoA synthase, whose product MQINWQTAKTYEDILYQKTDGIAKITINRPHKRNAFRPETVFELYDAFCNAREDTTIGVVLFTGYGPHTDGKYAFCSGGDQSVRGHAGYVDDTGIPRLNVLDLQRLIRSMPKVVIALVAGYAIGGGHVLHLICDLTIAADNAIFGQTGPKVGSFDGGFGASYLARVVGQKKAREIWFLCRQYDAQQALEMGLINCVVPVEQLEAEGIQWAQEILEKSPIAIRCLKAAFNADCDGQAGLQELAGNATLLYYMTEEGSEGKQAFLEKRPPDFRSFPWLP is encoded by the coding sequence ATGCAAATTAACTGGCAAACTGCCAAAACCTACGAAGATATTCTGTATCAAAAAACTGATGGCATTGCAAAAATCACCATCAACCGTCCTCATAAACGCAATGCTTTCCGTCCTGAAACAGTTTTTGAACTGTACGACGCTTTCTGTAATGCTCGTGAAGATACTACTATTGGTGTCGTCCTATTTACTGGCTATGGGCCACATACTGATGGTAAATATGCCTTCTGTTCTGGTGGCGATCAAAGTGTGCGGGGACATGCAGGTTATGTGGATGATACTGGTATCCCTCGCTTGAATGTCCTGGACTTACAACGCCTGATTCGTTCCATGCCGAAAGTGGTGATTGCTTTAGTAGCTGGATATGCGATCGGTGGTGGACATGTCCTACACTTGATTTGCGACCTTACCATTGCCGCCGATAACGCCATTTTCGGACAGACTGGCCCGAAAGTCGGCAGTTTCGACGGTGGTTTTGGAGCTAGCTATCTCGCCCGCGTTGTCGGACAAAAAAAAGCTAGAGAAATTTGGTTTCTCTGCCGTCAATATGATGCACAACAAGCGCTAGAAATGGGCTTAATTAATTGTGTCGTCCCAGTGGAACAACTAGAAGCAGAAGGTATTCAATGGGCACAGGAGATTTTAGAAAAAAGTCCGATCGCAATTCGGTGTCTCAAAGCCGCCTTTAACGCTGATTGTGATGGACAAGCTGGTTTACAAGAACTTGCTGGTAATGCCACCCTACTTTATTACATGACAGAAGAAGGGTCTGAGGGCAAACAAGCCTTTCTCGAAAAGCGCCCACCAGATTTTCGCTCTTTTCCTTGGTTACCTTAA
- a CDS encoding DUF721 domain-containing protein: MSLKSINDILGILEKQAKWQEQPFQRLLKFWPEVVGPVVAANTRPLSIQRDVLSVATSSAAWAQNLTFGRSSLLLKLNKNLPTPLVDIRFSTANWKNPSVERKQQQTVSPHEHPSYLGDEISHPDVTPTKDVNAAFGNWTKIMRSRSHGLPLCPQCQSPTPPGELQRWEVCSVCAAKQF; encoded by the coding sequence ATGTCGTTGAAATCAATTAATGATATTTTAGGCATTCTAGAAAAGCAGGCTAAATGGCAAGAGCAACCATTTCAACGCCTGCTCAAGTTTTGGCCAGAAGTTGTTGGGCCAGTGGTTGCCGCAAATACTCGACCATTGTCGATTCAGCGAGATGTTTTGTCGGTAGCAACTTCTAGTGCTGCTTGGGCGCAAAACCTGACTTTTGGTCGCTCGTCTCTGCTTTTAAAGTTGAATAAAAACTTACCAACACCTCTGGTTGATATTCGCTTCTCTACTGCTAACTGGAAGAATCCATCGGTGGAGAGAAAACAGCAACAAACGGTTTCGCCCCATGAGCATCCCAGTTATCTTGGTGATGAGATTAGCCACCCTGATGTTACACCCACCAAGGATGTAAATGCTGCTTTTGGAAATTGGACGAAGATTATGCGATCGCGATCGCATGGCTTACCCCTTTGTCCCCAGTGTCAATCTCCCACCCCACCCGGCGAACTCCAGCGCTGGGAAGTCTGTTCTGTCTGTGCTGCTAAACAGTTTTAA
- a CDS encoding PspA/IM30 family protein produces the protein MELIKRILRVIRANLNSLIGGAEDPEKILEQTVLEMQENLVRLRSGVAQAIATQKRTERQAIAAQSQTEEWYRRAQLALQQGSEPLARVALTKRQAYKETATALFSQIEQQNEIVARLKKDMRSLELKISEAKTKKDMYIARARSAEASYRLQEMLGGVSATSSLNAFERMEEKVSQIEAQSEAIAQLGSDDLETQFTSLESTNNVDAELAAMKVQVLNGAENTQHNSLLTQESQKIQPPQQQLPKTQD, from the coding sequence ATGGAATTAATCAAGCGTATCCTGCGGGTGATTCGAGCTAATCTCAATAGTTTGATCGGTGGTGCAGAAGATCCAGAAAAGATTCTGGAGCAAACTGTCCTAGAAATGCAGGAAAATTTGGTGCGGTTGCGTTCTGGTGTAGCACAAGCGATCGCTACCCAAAAACGCACCGAACGGCAGGCAATAGCCGCCCAGTCTCAAACAGAAGAATGGTATCGCCGCGCCCAATTGGCCCTGCAACAAGGCAGCGAACCTCTAGCTCGTGTTGCTTTGACTAAGCGCCAAGCCTATAAAGAAACCGCTACAGCCCTCTTTTCCCAGATAGAGCAGCAAAACGAGATAGTCGCTAGGCTAAAAAAGGATATGCGATCGCTAGAGTTAAAAATTTCCGAGGCGAAAACAAAAAAAGATATGTATATTGCTCGCGCCCGTTCTGCCGAAGCGTCTTATCGCCTCCAGGAAATGCTTGGCGGAGTTTCTGCCACCAGCAGTCTGAATGCCTTTGAGCGCATGGAAGAAAAAGTTTCGCAAATAGAAGCTCAATCAGAAGCAATAGCTCAACTTGGTAGCGACGACTTGGAAACACAATTTACTTCCTTGGAATCTACTAATAATGTAGATGCCGAATTGGCAGCGATGAAGGTGCAGGTTTTAAACGGGGCAGAAAACACACAGCACAACAGTCTCCTCACCCAGGAGAGCCAGAAGATACAGCCTCCCCAACAGCAGTTACCTAAAACTCAGGATTGA